The Rhineura floridana isolate rRhiFlo1 chromosome 8, rRhiFlo1.hap2, whole genome shotgun sequence genome includes a region encoding these proteins:
- the SLC25A3 gene encoding solute carrier family 25 member 3 isoform X2: MFSSIAPLVRLNLFHAPHLQLQQDSLNLRKRPAEPTEPSCTRQSLAAASAEEEYSCEYGSLKFYALCGFGGVLSCGLTHTAVVPLDLVKCRIQVDPQKYKSIFSGFSVTLKEDGVRGLAKGWAPTFIGYSMQGLCKFGFYEVFKVLYGNMLGEENAYLWRTSLYLAASASAEFFADIALAPMEAAKVRIQTQPGYANTLRQAVPKMFAEEGIWAFYKGVAPLWMRQIPYTMMKFACFERTVEALYKYVVPKPRSECSKGEQLVVTFIAGYIAGIFCAIVSHPADSVVSVLNKEKGSSALEVLKRLGFKGVWKGLFARIIMIGTLTALQWFIYDSVKVYFRLPRPPPPEMPESLKKKLGLSE, from the exons ATGTTCTCGTCTATCGCGCCGCTTGTGCGGCTCAACCTATTCCACGCGCCTCATCTGCAGTTGCAGCAGGACAGCCTCAACCTCAGGAAGCGCCCGGCTGAGCCTACGGAGCCTTCGTGCACTCGGCAGAGCCTGGCAGCCGCTTCCGCAGAAG aAGAATACAGTTGTGAATATGGCTCTCTCAAGTTTTATGCTCTGTGTGGCTTTGGTGGGGTCCTAAGTTGTGGGCTGACACACACAGCAGTCGTACCTTTGGATTTAGTGAAATGCCGCATCCAG GTGGATCCACAAAAATATAAGAGCATCTTCAGTGGGTTTTCAGTTACTCTCAAAGAAGATGGCGTTCGCGGCTTGGCAAAAGGATGGGCTCCAACCTTTATTGGATATTCCATGCAAGGACTGTGTAAATTTGGTTTCTATGAAGTCTTCAAAGTCCTATATGGGAACATGTTGGGAGAG GAAAATGCATATTTGTGGCGTACATCACTATACCTGGCTGCATCTGCCAGTGCAGAGTTCTTTGCTGATATTGCTCTGGCTCCAATGGAAGCTGCTAAGGTTCGCATTCAAACACAGCCTGGATATGCAAACACATTGAGGCAAGCAGTTCCAAAAATGTTTGCTGAAGAAGGCATTTGGGC TTTCTACAAAGGTGTTGCTCCGTTATGGATGAGACAGATTCCTTACACAATGATGAAATTTGCCTGTTTTGAACGAACTGTGGAAGCTCTTTACAAATATGTTGTCCCCAAACCAAGGAGTGAATGTTCAAAAGGAGAGCAGCTGGTTGTTACATTTATAGCAGGTTATATAG CTGGTATCTTCTGTGCCATTGTTTCACATCCTGCTGATTCTGTGGTATCTGTGTTGAACAAAGAAAAGGGCAGTTCAGCTCTGGAAGTACTGAAGAGGCTGGGATTTAAAG GCGTGTGGAAGGGTCTTTTTGCCCGTATTATTATGATTGGTACCCTGACAGCACTACAGTGGTTCATCTATGACTCTGTGAAAGTTTATTTCAGGCTTCCCCGCCCACCTCCACCTGAAATGCCAGAATCTTTGAAGAAAAAACTTGGTCTTTCTGAGTAG
- the SLC25A3 gene encoding solute carrier family 25 member 3 isoform X3, whose amino-acid sequence MFSSIAPLVRLNLFHAPHLQLQQDSLNLRKRPAEPTEPSCTRQSLAAASAEEEYSCAYGSGRFFILCGLGGIISCGTTHTALVPLDLVKCRIQVDPQKYKSIFSGFSVTLKEDGVRGLAKGWAPTFIGYSMQGLCKFGFYEVFKVLYGNMLGEENAYLWRTSLYLAASASAEFFADIALAPMEAAKVRIQTQPGYANTLRQAVPKMFAEEGIWAFYKGVAPLWMRQIPYTMMKFACFERTVEALYKYVVPKPRSECSKGEQLVVTFIAGYIAGIFCAIVSHPADSVVSVLNKEKGSSALEVLKRLGFKGVWKGLFARIIMIGTLTALQWFIYDSVKVYFRLPRPPPPEMPESLKKKLGLSE is encoded by the exons ATGTTCTCGTCTATCGCGCCGCTTGTGCGGCTCAACCTATTCCACGCGCCTCATCTGCAGTTGCAGCAGGACAGCCTCAACCTCAGGAAGCGCCCGGCTGAGCCTACGGAGCCTTCGTGCACTCGGCAGAGCCTGGCAGCCGCTTCCGCAGAAG AAGAATATAGCTGTGCATATGGCTCTGGCAGATTCTTCATCCTTTGTGGCCTTGGTGGGATTATTAGCTGTGGTACCACGCACACAGCATTGGTTCCCTTAGATCTCGTTAAATGCCGAATTCAG GTGGATCCACAAAAATATAAGAGCATCTTCAGTGGGTTTTCAGTTACTCTCAAAGAAGATGGCGTTCGCGGCTTGGCAAAAGGATGGGCTCCAACCTTTATTGGATATTCCATGCAAGGACTGTGTAAATTTGGTTTCTATGAAGTCTTCAAAGTCCTATATGGGAACATGTTGGGAGAG GAAAATGCATATTTGTGGCGTACATCACTATACCTGGCTGCATCTGCCAGTGCAGAGTTCTTTGCTGATATTGCTCTGGCTCCAATGGAAGCTGCTAAGGTTCGCATTCAAACACAGCCTGGATATGCAAACACATTGAGGCAAGCAGTTCCAAAAATGTTTGCTGAAGAAGGCATTTGGGC TTTCTACAAAGGTGTTGCTCCGTTATGGATGAGACAGATTCCTTACACAATGATGAAATTTGCCTGTTTTGAACGAACTGTGGAAGCTCTTTACAAATATGTTGTCCCCAAACCAAGGAGTGAATGTTCAAAAGGAGAGCAGCTGGTTGTTACATTTATAGCAGGTTATATAG CTGGTATCTTCTGTGCCATTGTTTCACATCCTGCTGATTCTGTGGTATCTGTGTTGAACAAAGAAAAGGGCAGTTCAGCTCTGGAAGTACTGAAGAGGCTGGGATTTAAAG GCGTGTGGAAGGGTCTTTTTGCCCGTATTATTATGATTGGTACCCTGACAGCACTACAGTGGTTCATCTATGACTCTGTGAAAGTTTATTTCAGGCTTCCCCGCCCACCTCCACCTGAAATGCCAGAATCTTTGAAGAAAAAACTTGGTCTTTCTGAGTAG
- the LOC133363325 gene encoding inhibitor of nuclear factor kappa-B kinase-interacting protein-like, whose amino-acid sequence MEQLDNLHILAQMKHLQEEVNTMQIWSNRLIQEEEELQQNLTALFRAVTKYEENIDSVTKIFSVKIATVKTDIRRISGLEADVTLLVENLHTLEDKVDKAEKTTVQSIGELLTNSIDRTTILKSSASENARQIENIKTKLSELNAELNKQSSKILDLESDRAKVLTTVAFANDLKPKVHNLKKDLAHLEPMLDELTLRIGRMLGDLMERQKEIAFLNKKLSNFFSH is encoded by the coding sequence ATGGAGCAACTGGACAATCTTCATATACTTGCTCAGATGAAGCATCTGCAGGAGGAGGTGAACACCATGCAGATCTGGTCTAATAGGTTAattcaagaagaagaagagcttCAGCAGAATTTAACAGCTCTTTTTCGTGCAGTTACTAAATATGAGGAGAATATAGATTCTGTAACTAAAATCTTTTCTGTAAAAATTGCAACTGTGAAGACTGATATTAGACGCATTTCAGGTCTTGAAGCTGATGTAACCTTATTGGTAGAGAATCTACATACTCTAGAAGACAAAGTAGATAAAGCTGAAAAGACTACAGTACAGAGTATAGGAGAACTTCTTACAAATAGCATTGACAGGACTACAATACTAAAGAGTTCTGCATCTGAAAATGCTAGACAAATAGAAAACATTAAGACAAAATTGTCTGAGCTGAATGCTGAACTGAACAAGCAATCAAGTAAGATTTTAGATTTGGAAAGTGATAGAGCCAAAGTTCTGACAACAGTAGCCTTTGCAAATGACTTAAAACCTAAAGTACACAACTTAAAGAAAGATCTGGCACACTTGGAACCAATGTTAGATGAACTAACATTAAGAATAGGAAGAATGCTTGGGGATCTAATGGAAAGACAGAAGGAAATTGCTTTCCTGAATAAGAAACTCTCTAACTTTTTTTCACACTGA
- the SLC25A3 gene encoding solute carrier family 25 member 3 isoform X1 produces MFSSIAPLVRLNLFHAPHLQLQQDSLNLRKRPAEPTEPSCTRQSLAAASAEAEEYSCAYGSGRFFILCGLGGIISCGTTHTALVPLDLVKCRIQVDPQKYKSIFSGFSVTLKEDGVRGLAKGWAPTFIGYSMQGLCKFGFYEVFKVLYGNMLGEENAYLWRTSLYLAASASAEFFADIALAPMEAAKVRIQTQPGYANTLRQAVPKMFAEEGIWAFYKGVAPLWMRQIPYTMMKFACFERTVEALYKYVVPKPRSECSKGEQLVVTFIAGYIAGIFCAIVSHPADSVVSVLNKEKGSSALEVLKRLGFKGVWKGLFARIIMIGTLTALQWFIYDSVKVYFRLPRPPPPEMPESLKKKLGLSE; encoded by the exons ATGTTCTCGTCTATCGCGCCGCTTGTGCGGCTCAACCTATTCCACGCGCCTCATCTGCAGTTGCAGCAGGACAGCCTCAACCTCAGGAAGCGCCCGGCTGAGCCTACGGAGCCTTCGTGCACTCGGCAGAGCCTGGCAGCCGCTTCCGCAGAAG CAGAAGAATATAGCTGTGCATATGGCTCTGGCAGATTCTTCATCCTTTGTGGCCTTGGTGGGATTATTAGCTGTGGTACCACGCACACAGCATTGGTTCCCTTAGATCTCGTTAAATGCCGAATTCAG GTGGATCCACAAAAATATAAGAGCATCTTCAGTGGGTTTTCAGTTACTCTCAAAGAAGATGGCGTTCGCGGCTTGGCAAAAGGATGGGCTCCAACCTTTATTGGATATTCCATGCAAGGACTGTGTAAATTTGGTTTCTATGAAGTCTTCAAAGTCCTATATGGGAACATGTTGGGAGAG GAAAATGCATATTTGTGGCGTACATCACTATACCTGGCTGCATCTGCCAGTGCAGAGTTCTTTGCTGATATTGCTCTGGCTCCAATGGAAGCTGCTAAGGTTCGCATTCAAACACAGCCTGGATATGCAAACACATTGAGGCAAGCAGTTCCAAAAATGTTTGCTGAAGAAGGCATTTGGGC TTTCTACAAAGGTGTTGCTCCGTTATGGATGAGACAGATTCCTTACACAATGATGAAATTTGCCTGTTTTGAACGAACTGTGGAAGCTCTTTACAAATATGTTGTCCCCAAACCAAGGAGTGAATGTTCAAAAGGAGAGCAGCTGGTTGTTACATTTATAGCAGGTTATATAG CTGGTATCTTCTGTGCCATTGTTTCACATCCTGCTGATTCTGTGGTATCTGTGTTGAACAAAGAAAAGGGCAGTTCAGCTCTGGAAGTACTGAAGAGGCTGGGATTTAAAG GCGTGTGGAAGGGTCTTTTTGCCCGTATTATTATGATTGGTACCCTGACAGCACTACAGTGGTTCATCTATGACTCTGTGAAAGTTTATTTCAGGCTTCCCCGCCCACCTCCACCTGAAATGCCAGAATCTTTGAAGAAAAAACTTGGTCTTTCTGAGTAG